One Molothrus ater isolate BHLD 08-10-18 breed brown headed cowbird chromosome 4, BPBGC_Mater_1.1, whole genome shotgun sequence genomic window carries:
- the LZTS3 gene encoding leucine zipper putative tumor suppressor 3, which yields MATLETLPVLSDPAYPSPESFHGFAPRYSQTIPRSAMGSVGSGVANDQEFAMKSVGTRTQSGGRPTEGPRNGYSGRDIPHRYSGEEKTYKSEKVSNSLYINGEARKSEKVKVDICGNVTANNEKNLPPPPPQYREPGNPPKILPISGKLDQSNEPLVRPSAFKPVVPKNFHSMQNLCPPQSNGMAENRKSLNHANSNSPSAPKGGLDKSSLNRTTNQGGGLSDSGRNSLTSLPTYGTGYSQHVGPMSASTSHINRIGTTYVEKNIVGYNGISTSDSGRSSSKSTSSFSRLNHLNETMPFHSPSTDDIIQDLEDRLWEKEQEVLQMRRNLDKSEAAIFQVFEEKQKIWEREMEDLRQNYANKLQQVSKKAQRAQQALQLQIFKLQQEKKKLQDDMGQLLQQREELEKKFVAFKKEQAEFLPKIEETKWEVCQKAGEISLLKQQLKDSQADVSQKLNEIVGLRSQLKEGKNFLREKEEQILTLKDSYSSKSVNLEICEGELQRKMSEVQVLREKLNHCELEVSGLKRTLASMGPAGSFGGDLGDKLRGDPLACESDEAKMQRQSEDSVNSLRREVERLQTELKLERQQREQQVMDFEEERRTWQEEKEKVIKYQKQLQLNYVEMYQKNQLLEHKVNEMNTKATSPPHTEEKKTWTPSRLERIESTEI from the exons ATGGCCACGCTAGAGACGCTGCCCGTCCTCAGTGACCCGGCCTACCCCAGCCCGGAGAGCTTCCACGGCTTCGCCCCGCGCTACTCCCAGACCATCCCCCGGAGCGCCATGGGGAGCGTGGGCAGCGGCGTGGCCAACGACCAGGAGTTCGCCATGAAGAGCGTGGGCACGCGCACGCAGAGCGGCGGCCGCCCCACCGAGGGGCCGCGCAACGGCTACTCCGGGCGGGACATCCCCCACCGCTACTCGGGCGAGGAGAAGACCTACAAGTCGGAGAAAGTCTCCAACTCGCTCTACATCAACGGCGAGGCGCGCAAGAGCGAGAAGGTGAAGGTGGACATCTGCGGGAACGTGACCGCCAACAACGAGAAGAacctgccgccgccgccgccccagTACCGAGAGCCCGGTAACCCACCAAAGATTTTGCCAATTTCTGGCAAACTGGACCAG agCAATGAGCCCTTAGTTAGACCCTCAGCCTTTAAACCAGTAGTTCCTAAAAACTTCCATTCCATGCAGAACCTCTGCCCGCCGCAGAGCAACGGGATGGCAGAGAACAGAAAGAGCTTGAACCACGCCAACAGCAATAGCCCGTCCGCGCCCAAGGGCGGGCTCGACAAGAGCAGCCTTAACAGGACTACAAACCAGGGCGGGGGGCTCTCGGATTCGGGCCGTAACTCCCTGACCAGCCTGCCCACCTACGGCACGGGCTACAGCCAGCACGTGGGCCCCATGAGCGCCTCCACCAGCCACATCAACCGCATCGGGACCACCTACGTGGAGAAGAACATCGTGGGGTACAACGGGATATCTACCTCAGACAGCGGGCGGTCCTCGAGCAAGAGCACCTCGTCCTTCAGCAGGCTGAACCATCTCAACGAAACCATGCCTTTCCACTCGCCCTCGACCGATGACATCATCCAGGACCTGGAGGACAGGCtgtgggagaaggagcaggaggtgctccagatGAGGAGGAACCTGGACAAGAGCGAGGCGGCCATCTTCCAGGTGTTCGAGGAGAAGCAGAAGATCTGGGAGAGGGAAATGGAGGACCTGAGGCAGAACTATGCCAACAAGTTGCAGCAGGTGTCCAAAAAGGCGCAGCGGGCtcagcaggctctgcagctccaaatCTTCAAGctccagcaggagaaaaaaaaactccagGATGACATGGGACAACTCCTCCAGCAGcgagaggagctggagaagaaaTTTGTGGCTTTCAAGAAGGAGCAGGCTGAGTTTCTCCCAAAGATTGAAGAGACCAAGTGGGAG GTGTGCCAGAAGGCAGGTGAGatctccctgctcaagcagcagctgaaggactCCCAAGCCGACGTCTCCCAGAAGCTCAACGAGATTGTGGGCCTGCGGTCGCAGCTCAAGGAAGGCAAGAACTTCCTACGGGAGAAAGAGGAGCAGATCCTCACCCTGAAGGACTCCTACAGCTCCAAGAGTGTCAACCTGGAGATCTGCGAGGGCgagctgcagaggaagatgAGCGAGGTCCAGGTGCTGAGGGAAAAACTGAACCACTGTGAGCTGGAGGTCTCTGGCCTGAAGCGGACACTTGCCAGCATGGGGCCCGCGGGGTCTTTTGGCGGGGACCTCGGGGACAAGCTGCGGGGGGACCCGCTGGCCTGCGAGAGCGACGAGGCCAAGATGCAGCGGCAGAGCGAGGACAGCGTGAACAGCCTGAGGAGGGAGGTGGAGAGGCTGCAGACGGAGCTGAAGCTGGAGCGGCAGCAGCGGGAGCAGCAGGTGATGGACTTCGAGGAGGAGCGACGCACgtggcaggaggagaaggagaaggtcATCAAGTaccagaagcagctgcagctgaactACGTGGAGATGTACCAGAAGAaccagctcctggagcacaaGGTCAACGAGATGAACACCAAGGCCACCAGCCCCCCGCACACCGAGGAGAAGAAGACATGGACTCCCTCCAGGCTCGAGAGGATAGAGTCCACCGAGATCTGA